One Luteolibacter arcticus DNA segment encodes these proteins:
- a CDS encoding LamG domain-containing protein yields MKSEAFRPLLLVVSACWATTAPVLADSLVAVALSDGNIDEYYVAKGTFNAAATWSRVRTIANVPGIFAVTYNPSDDCFYATVTTASLRKVVKITRAGLVSDLVIRGTGTTGWTNADPQGIEVGPDGKLYFSTAFGGGANVGNGVFSLTTAGGSFTQVIPVSGTGFTLANARDLIWSGGNLYVASRNSNAVYKFSSAGVYQSTLTTAATGATALAVDGTTLLVTTNVAAPNSLRKIDAFATAPVLGQLTTTGKSNGLEIGLIEGQRNYLTFNQGTGGAGDINRLNADGSSTPMVAFNTPTVRTANDFVVYPDVDSEPDGLPDSWEIAKLGDISQGPGGNTDGDTLTHGEEYAAGTNPASPDTDGDGVADGTEANRLVSGSPAPTNPTLADTDGDGLTDNRETHTGTFVSLADTGTNPLAADSDGDTFADYVEIARASDPNLVGSVPGTSAPSPIVRLDASALAAGPLSSWGNLGTIGSTFNVETLDSPVVQTIHGVKGVTFSGDDVLVGMAAPPVLTGNSSRTITAWIFNPTVASEETILTWGRRDGPNSTNASFLHGTSTTFGAAGQWGADADMPWGDDAFEIGEVVKAGRWTYLAYTYDAAAPRQGTVYVDGVLTRQETFASVLATWAVDNTNAARPLPFRIGGNTAANGSLSATGGVNASLTISKVEILDRALTPAELGIADSDGDGIPAWWETFYGLSDSNGADASLQNDSDSSNNLQEFTAGTNPLAGDTDGDGLQDHVETRSGSFAGPSSTGTDPLKADTDGDGLLDGAETGDGTFVSTTQTGTDPNVADTDSDGLSDGLEVLTYVTNPLANADKDGDTLVDGDEVNIHGTNPSLVDTDGDTFNDNVEIAAASDPLVAVSTPSNLPGYSGALIHRFKFDETAGTSAADSESANVGTIGTDVILGQSGRDGNAVTFPAIATANSKVLLPSSLIPTGASPFTFSTWVRLAGPLANGAQLHFLSANNGQAGRWNFGVYDADATAAVDARLFWFHNGGVGQLSAVAGFNFNDHLNEWVHVTVARSGTGLTDIYINGASASDPMLALSSKAALSASTQISVGSRPLTLIDQVNGKVDDLRFYDGGLSPANVLALYQSYPALNDYDAWAAGYGIDPSGPNGGSAEDFDGDGTANGVEFALDLDPTSGASRFAITITGTAATGLTLTWPSAEGISFQVKSSIDLLSFPVLEATIVGQASQTTATWTTPPASELRKFYRVEFNP; encoded by the coding sequence ATGAAATCCGAAGCCTTTCGTCCCCTCCTTCTTGTAGTAAGTGCCTGTTGGGCGACCACAGCCCCGGTCCTCGCCGACTCCTTGGTCGCGGTGGCACTTTCGGACGGGAACATTGACGAGTACTACGTGGCCAAAGGCACTTTCAACGCGGCGGCCACGTGGTCCCGCGTGCGAACCATCGCCAATGTCCCCGGCATCTTTGCCGTTACTTACAACCCGAGCGACGACTGCTTCTACGCCACAGTCACCACGGCTTCCCTCCGGAAGGTCGTCAAGATCACCCGCGCCGGGCTGGTCAGTGACCTGGTCATCCGTGGAACCGGTACCACCGGCTGGACGAACGCCGATCCGCAGGGCATCGAGGTTGGACCCGACGGCAAGCTCTACTTCAGCACCGCCTTCGGGGGGGGTGCCAATGTTGGCAACGGCGTCTTCAGCCTCACCACGGCCGGCGGCAGCTTCACCCAGGTCATCCCCGTGTCCGGCACGGGATTCACCCTGGCCAACGCACGGGACTTGATCTGGAGCGGAGGCAATCTCTATGTCGCGTCGCGGAACTCAAACGCGGTGTACAAGTTTAGTTCGGCCGGAGTTTACCAATCCACGCTGACCACCGCCGCCACCGGCGCGACAGCATTGGCCGTGGATGGTACCACCTTGTTGGTCACGACGAACGTCGCCGCTCCGAACTCCCTGCGGAAGATCGACGCCTTCGCCACGGCTCCGGTTCTCGGCCAGCTCACGACCACCGGAAAGTCGAATGGCTTGGAGATCGGGCTGATCGAAGGTCAGCGGAATTATCTTACCTTCAACCAAGGCACGGGTGGGGCAGGGGATATCAACCGCCTCAACGCGGATGGCTCCTCGACGCCGATGGTTGCCTTCAATACGCCGACGGTGCGCACGGCAAACGACTTTGTAGTCTATCCAGACGTCGATTCCGAGCCCGATGGCCTGCCGGACAGTTGGGAGATCGCCAAACTCGGCGACATCAGCCAAGGCCCGGGGGGGAATACCGACGGGGACACCCTCACCCATGGCGAGGAGTACGCTGCCGGAACGAATCCAGCATCACCCGACACGGACGGTGATGGCGTTGCCGATGGGACGGAGGCGAATCGCCTCGTTTCCGGTTCGCCGGCCCCGACCAATCCCACGCTTGCCGATACCGATGGCGACGGTCTGACTGACAACCGGGAAACCCACACCGGGACCTTCGTTTCACTTGCCGATACCGGCACCAATCCGCTCGCCGCGGATAGCGATGGTGACACCTTCGCCGACTACGTGGAGATCGCGCGCGCCTCCGACCCCAATCTGGTGGGGAGTGTTCCCGGCACCAGTGCCCCGTCACCCATCGTCCGCCTGGATGCTTCGGCGCTCGCCGCCGGGCCACTCTCGTCTTGGGGCAATCTCGGCACCATCGGAAGCACCTTCAATGTGGAAACCCTGGACTCGCCGGTGGTGCAAACGATCCATGGAGTGAAAGGCGTCACCTTCAGTGGCGACGATGTGTTGGTAGGAATGGCCGCCCCGCCGGTGCTGACAGGAAACAGCTCCCGCACCATCACCGCGTGGATCTTCAATCCCACCGTGGCCAGTGAGGAAACCATCTTGACCTGGGGCCGCCGCGACGGGCCGAACAGCACCAATGCCTCCTTCCTCCACGGTACTAGCACCACCTTCGGAGCGGCCGGCCAATGGGGTGCCGATGCCGACATGCCATGGGGCGATGACGCATTCGAGATCGGCGAAGTTGTGAAGGCAGGCCGCTGGACCTACCTCGCATACACCTACGATGCTGCCGCGCCGAGGCAGGGCACGGTTTATGTCGATGGCGTCCTGACGCGCCAGGAAACCTTTGCCTCGGTGCTGGCCACTTGGGCGGTTGACAATACCAATGCTGCCCGGCCACTACCCTTCCGCATCGGCGGGAACACCGCTGCCAATGGTTCACTGTCCGCGACCGGTGGCGTGAACGCATCGCTCACGATCTCGAAGGTGGAAATCCTTGACCGCGCATTGACTCCGGCGGAGCTCGGCATCGCGGATAGCGATGGCGACGGGATCCCGGCCTGGTGGGAAACCTTCTATGGCCTCAGTGACAGCAACGGAGCCGATGCCTCCCTGCAAAACGACAGCGACAGTTCTAACAACCTCCAGGAATTCACCGCCGGTACCAATCCGCTGGCCGGAGACACCGATGGAGACGGGTTGCAGGATCACGTGGAAACGCGGAGCGGTTCCTTCGCGGGACCCTCTAGCACCGGGACCGACCCCCTGAAGGCCGACACCGATGGCGATGGCTTGCTCGATGGTGCCGAAACCGGTGACGGCACCTTTGTGTCCACCACCCAGACGGGTACCGACCCCAACGTTGCGGACACCGACAGTGACGGTCTGAGTGACGGGCTCGAAGTGCTGACCTACGTGACGAATCCCCTCGCAAACGCGGACAAGGACGGGGACACGCTGGTGGACGGGGATGAGGTGAACATCCATGGCACCAACCCTTCTCTCGTCGATACCGACGGTGATACCTTCAACGACAATGTCGAGATTGCCGCCGCCTCCGACCCGCTGGTCGCGGTGTCGACGCCGTCGAATCTTCCGGGTTACAGCGGCGCGCTCATCCATCGCTTCAAGTTCGACGAAACCGCGGGAACTTCCGCCGCGGATAGCGAAAGCGCGAACGTGGGCACGATTGGAACCGATGTGATCCTCGGCCAGTCAGGACGGGACGGGAATGCGGTCACCTTTCCGGCCATCGCGACCGCGAATTCGAAGGTGCTCTTGCCATCCTCGCTGATCCCGACGGGAGCCTCGCCTTTCACTTTCAGCACCTGGGTCCGCCTCGCCGGACCGCTGGCCAATGGGGCGCAGCTCCATTTCCTGTCCGCCAACAATGGCCAGGCAGGGCGTTGGAACTTCGGTGTCTATGACGCCGACGCGACAGCGGCGGTCGATGCCCGCCTCTTCTGGTTCCACAACGGCGGCGTCGGCCAACTGAGTGCGGTGGCGGGCTTCAACTTCAACGACCACTTGAACGAATGGGTTCACGTGACGGTTGCCCGCAGCGGCACCGGGCTGACCGACATCTACATCAACGGGGCCAGCGCAAGCGACCCGATGCTCGCGCTGTCCAGCAAGGCGGCCTTGAGCGCATCCACCCAGATCTCGGTAGGGTCCCGCCCGCTGACCTTAATCGACCAGGTGAACGGAAAGGTCGACGACCTCCGCTTTTACGACGGAGGCCTCTCGCCCGCCAACGTGCTGGCCCTCTATCAGTCGTATCCTGCGCTCAACGACTACGACGCTTGGGCCGCCGGCTACGGCATCGATCCAAGCGGCCCGAACGGTGGCTCGGCCGAGGACTTTGACGGCGACGGAACCGCCAACGGCGTCGAGTTCGCCCTGGATCTCGATCCTACGAGCGGTGCCTCACGTTTTGCCATCACCATCACCGGCACGGCTGCGACAGGCCTGACGCTCACCTGGCCCAGCGCGGAAGGTATTTCCTTCCAGGTCAAGAGCAGCATCGACCTCTTGAGCTTCCCGGTGCTGGAG
- a CDS encoding DUF3748 domain-containing protein gives MKVLLVMLAASFPVLGVTERVLTRSAAGHLIHNSQVFSRDGRHIVFDSRNDETQLASSARIGVVNIVTGEETVIYETSRSSPQGPGVGAATFSPSSDDIVFIHGLDNASADHPYAAQRRSAAIVSLGAPGKMSRLDARDVTPPFTPGALRGGTHAHHWSGDGTMLSFTYNDAVVPAPGPAPGDLRTIGVIEINSPVTVADARAGDEFSGKGFTVVVVPVKPDPRPGSDELSRACEEGWVGTDGYLRGDGRRQRKAIAFLGTTVARNGSPVSEVFLADLPETFSRVGAEGPLEGASDRLPSPPAGVTIRRLTHTENTARPGLQGPRHWIRSSPDGSTIAFLDEDADGVVQIFGISPAGGEIRTLSRLKESIETPFTWSPDGLHLACSAGGRIIRINARTGASEPLTSRLAADQSPCHGVIFSPDGKHLAFNRRLAQPDGRKFLQVCVLELGGR, from the coding sequence GTGAAAGTCCTGTTGGTCATGCTCGCTGCCAGTTTCCCCGTCTTGGGAGTAACCGAACGGGTGCTTACCCGGAGTGCCGCCGGTCACTTGATCCACAATTCGCAAGTCTTCTCCCGCGATGGACGGCACATCGTCTTTGATTCGCGGAACGACGAGACCCAGCTCGCGTCCTCCGCCCGCATCGGGGTGGTAAACATCGTCACCGGCGAGGAGACGGTGATCTACGAGACTTCTCGTAGTTCACCACAGGGCCCCGGAGTCGGCGCGGCGACCTTCAGCCCGTCTTCGGATGATATCGTTTTCATCCATGGCCTCGACAATGCCAGCGCGGACCATCCCTACGCTGCGCAGCGGCGTTCGGCTGCCATCGTTTCGCTGGGAGCACCGGGCAAGATGTCCCGGCTCGATGCCCGCGACGTCACGCCCCCTTTCACGCCTGGAGCGCTGCGCGGTGGCACTCATGCCCACCATTGGTCGGGTGACGGGACGATGCTTTCTTTCACCTACAACGATGCCGTTGTTCCGGCCCCCGGCCCTGCTCCCGGCGACTTGCGGACGATCGGGGTGATCGAGATAAACTCGCCCGTGACCGTCGCCGATGCCCGCGCGGGTGACGAGTTTTCCGGCAAAGGGTTCACCGTGGTCGTGGTTCCCGTGAAGCCCGATCCCCGACCGGGAAGCGATGAGCTTTCCCGTGCCTGCGAGGAAGGATGGGTCGGGACAGATGGCTATCTCAGAGGGGACGGAAGGCGGCAGCGCAAGGCGATCGCATTCCTCGGAACCACCGTGGCGCGGAACGGCAGCCCGGTTTCAGAGGTCTTTCTCGCCGACCTGCCGGAAACGTTTTCCCGTGTAGGGGCGGAGGGGCCGCTGGAGGGTGCTAGCGACCGCCTCCCGAGCCCGCCAGCGGGAGTGACGATCCGGCGGCTCACCCACACCGAGAACACCGCCCGGCCGGGCCTGCAGGGCCCGCGCCACTGGATCCGCTCGTCTCCCGACGGATCGACCATCGCATTTCTCGATGAGGATGCCGATGGTGTGGTGCAAATCTTCGGCATATCTCCGGCCGGTGGAGAGATCCGGACACTTTCGCGGTTGAAGGAGTCCATTGAAACTCCCTTCACCTGGTCTCCTGATGGTCTCCATCTTGCCTGCTCGGCGGGAGGCAGGATTATCCGGATCAATGCTCGCACTGGAGCTTCCGAGCCTCTCACCTCCCGGCTTGCAGCTGACCAGTCGCCCTGCCATGGCGTGATCTTTTCGCCGGACGGAAAGCATCTGGCATTCAATCGCCGGCTGGCCCAGCCCGATGGGAGAAAGTTCCTCCAAGTCTGTGTGTTAGAGCTTGGCGGCCGTTGA
- a CDS encoding dihydrodipicolinate synthase family protein has product MTPALRIHGVVPPVPTPLTATGAVDAAAFQRIFDHLVAGGAHAAFVLGSTGELASLPSGHRGEVIREAVAASAGRIPVLVGIADNCPATSVDLGRLALDLGADAVVAAAPSYYELSSDELQRHFDHLLPQLELPVLLYNMPWLTGHVLDEACLQSALGHPNLIGFKDSSGDLAYLQSMIEIASVRPEVTVLVGNEYLYLSALKLGAHGVVGGGGNIYPSLFRSLQDAFEEGDLDTARAAQARISRLADETYDLTGRPTSVFVTIKAAMAGLGLCEPHMAPPLTPCSADQMDALRLVLAGSDARMPAFPIFAVA; this is encoded by the coding sequence ATGACTCCTGCGCTCCGCATTCACGGCGTCGTCCCGCCCGTCCCGACGCCTCTCACCGCCACCGGCGCGGTGGACGCCGCCGCATTCCAAAGAATCTTCGATCATCTGGTGGCCGGAGGCGCGCATGCCGCCTTCGTGCTTGGCTCGACAGGTGAACTCGCGTCCTTGCCGTCCGGTCACCGTGGCGAGGTGATCCGTGAGGCGGTCGCCGCTTCTGCCGGCCGCATTCCCGTGCTGGTGGGAATTGCCGACAACTGCCCCGCCACCAGTGTCGATCTGGGGCGACTGGCACTCGACCTTGGGGCCGATGCCGTGGTCGCCGCCGCGCCGTCTTACTACGAATTGTCTTCCGATGAATTGCAGCGCCACTTCGACCACCTGCTGCCCCAACTCGAACTGCCGGTCCTTCTCTACAACATGCCCTGGCTGACCGGCCATGTGCTGGACGAAGCTTGCCTCCAGTCCGCCCTCGGACATCCGAACTTGATTGGCTTCAAGGACTCCTCCGGTGATCTGGCGTATCTCCAGAGCATGATCGAAATCGCCTCGGTCCGGCCGGAGGTCACCGTGCTTGTCGGAAACGAGTATCTGTATCTTTCCGCACTCAAGCTCGGTGCCCACGGGGTGGTGGGCGGGGGAGGGAACATCTATCCGTCGTTATTCCGGTCCCTTCAGGACGCCTTCGAAGAAGGCGACCTCGATACCGCCAGAGCGGCCCAAGCCAGAATCTCCCGTCTCGCGGATGAGACCTACGATCTCACGGGCCGTCCTACCTCCGTCTTCGTGACCATCAAGGCAGCGATGGCCGGTCTCGGCTTGTGCGAGCCACACATGGCTCCGCCATTGACCCCCTGCAGCGCAGACCAGATGGATGCCTTGCGTCTGGTCCTGGCGGGTTCGGATGCAAGGATGCCGGCGTTCCCCATCTTCGCGGTCGCGTGA
- a CDS encoding sodium:solute symporter, with the protein MTSHFTALDWTVLLAYFAATLGVGLFLSRGSGSAEGFTAANRSLPGWVCGLSIFATFLSSISFLALPGKSFGSDWTPFAFSLSIPLATWIAARWFLPFYRASGEVSAYAHLEHRFGPWARVYASSFYLLTQVARIAMVMYLMALPLAVIMGVPIGSVLVITGMVVTLYSLVGGIVAVIWTDALQAFVLIGGALACLALMIFQLPGGLGELFRVAGEHQKFSMGSMALDDWSRQTFWVVLLNGLFVNLQNFGIDQSYVQRYIASSSEKEARKSVWLGGMLYLPVSAVFFLIGTALFAFYLSRPGDLAEVRDAVASQRLITDGFDPAAPGFASAVATKAATLPDADIGDGVFPHFIGKHLPSGVTGLLIAAVFAAGMSTISTSLNSAATVFHADFFLRFFRPDTGDRGSLRVLRWATLVFGVVGTSVSFLLLNIASALDAWWTLSSIFSGGILGLFLLGLVSRRASNPAAIAAVICGLGIITWITLSTAGLWPESMSATRAPFHAFLAIVLGTLVILFGGVAFSTLFHRKQIRS; encoded by the coding sequence ATGACCTCGCATTTCACCGCCTTGGATTGGACTGTCTTGCTGGCCTACTTCGCGGCCACGCTCGGGGTCGGGCTGTTCTTGTCGCGCGGCAGCGGCTCGGCGGAGGGCTTCACGGCAGCGAACCGCTCGTTGCCGGGATGGGTCTGCGGGCTGTCGATTTTCGCGACCTTTCTTTCCAGCATCAGCTTCCTCGCCTTACCGGGAAAAAGCTTCGGCAGCGACTGGACGCCGTTTGCTTTCTCTCTCTCGATCCCCCTTGCGACTTGGATCGCCGCGCGCTGGTTCCTGCCCTTTTACCGGGCCAGCGGTGAGGTCTCGGCATACGCCCACTTGGAACACCGCTTCGGCCCTTGGGCCCGGGTGTATGCGAGCAGCTTCTACCTGCTGACCCAAGTCGCCCGGATCGCGATGGTGATGTATCTCATGGCGTTGCCGCTGGCCGTGATCATGGGGGTGCCCATCGGGAGTGTGCTGGTGATCACGGGGATGGTCGTCACCCTTTACTCGCTGGTGGGGGGCATCGTCGCGGTCATCTGGACGGATGCCTTGCAGGCCTTCGTCTTGATCGGCGGCGCGCTGGCCTGCCTGGCGCTGATGATTTTCCAACTCCCGGGCGGGCTTGGGGAATTATTCCGCGTGGCGGGGGAGCATCAGAAGTTCTCGATGGGATCGATGGCGCTCGACGATTGGTCGCGGCAAACCTTCTGGGTGGTCCTCCTGAACGGCCTGTTTGTGAACCTCCAAAACTTCGGCATCGATCAGAGCTACGTGCAGCGCTACATCGCCTCGTCCTCGGAAAAGGAAGCCCGCAAGAGCGTGTGGCTGGGAGGCATGCTCTATCTGCCGGTGAGCGCGGTATTTTTCCTGATCGGCACCGCGCTGTTCGCTTTCTATCTGTCGCGTCCCGGCGACCTCGCGGAGGTTCGTGATGCCGTGGCATCGCAACGCTTGATCACTGACGGCTTCGATCCCGCCGCTCCAGGCTTCGCGAGTGCGGTGGCCACAAAAGCGGCGACCCTCCCGGACGCAGACATTGGCGACGGGGTGTTCCCGCATTTCATCGGCAAGCATCTGCCATCCGGCGTCACCGGCCTGCTGATTGCTGCGGTTTTCGCAGCCGGGATGAGCACCATTTCGACCTCCCTGAACTCGGCCGCCACCGTGTTTCACGCCGACTTCTTCCTCCGCTTCTTTCGTCCCGATACCGGGGACCGTGGATCGTTGCGGGTGCTGCGATGGGCGACCTTGGTGTTTGGCGTCGTTGGCACTTCGGTTTCCTTCCTGCTGCTGAATATCGCGAGCGCGCTCGACGCGTGGTGGACCCTCTCGAGCATTTTCTCCGGAGGCATCCTGGGTCTCTTCCTATTGGGCCTGGTCTCCCGTCGCGCGTCCAACCCTGCCGCCATCGCGGCGGTGATTTGCGGGCTGGGGATCATCACCTGGATCACGCTTTCCACCGCCGGCCTGTGGCCGGAGTCGATGAGCGCCACGCGCGCTCCCTTCCACGCCTTCCTTGCCATCGTGCTCGGCACGCTGGTCATCCTGTTTGGCGGCGTCGCCTTCAGCACCCTGTTCCACCGAAAGCAAATCCGCTCATGA